DNA sequence from the bacterium genome:
TGGCAATCTGGCCGGCAGCATGCCCACCCATCCCATCACAAACCATGTAGAGTTTGCCGCGAGCGGCGAGCAGCTCAGATTCGTTAGGTTCGTAAAAATCAAACTTGTCTTCATTATGATCGCGAACCTTCCCCAAGTCAGTCTTAGCGCCAAAAGTAACCTCTGGGAAAACCTCTAAAGGAGGAATCTCATAAGGTACTAAATCAGAACGTTCAAAACGGGCTGTTATTTCTTCTTCAATAAGAATAGGTTTCCCACAGCTTATGCAAAATTGCGCTTCGTTAGGGTTTGCCTTGCCGCATGACGAGCATGTCATTGATTGTCACTCTCACCCGCTAGTGTATCTGTATCTGATTGCACTACATGATCGGGCGAGACAACAGGTTCGAATTGAACAGCAAAAAGGACTTGCCCGAAAGTAACTTTATCTCCGTCTTTAACTTGAGTTCTGGCATTTTGCGGTAATGGTTCCTCGTTGAGTTGTGTCCCATTGGAGCTGCCTATGTCGGTGACATAAAGTTCGTTGCCAACCAGTTCGAGTGTGCCATGAAAGCCTGATACATACGGATTTGCGATGACTATATCGTTATCAGGTTTCCGCCCAACAGTGCTGCTGCCGGGCTTGATTTCAAATACCTGATTTAAAACCGGATCAGATAAATTGGTGATCGTTACATTTAGTGATGCGGCAACAACTTGAGGGGTTGATTCTTCAATTGATTGAGGGACAACAGCTTCAACAAAAGGGATCTCCGGCTGAACTTCCGGAAATGAAACGACTGGCGTTTCAACTGTCGGGTCAGGAAATGGAGCTAATTCCGGTTCAGTTACAACTACTTTGGCCTCAGCAACTTCTTCAGGAATGTTCACCACTAATGCAACACCACCGAACTCGATTTTTGCACCGGAAGTAAGTTTGACCCTTTCGCCGGGTTTGACTTGTTGACCATTTACTTTTGTGCCATTGGTACTGCCGGGATCCTCAATAGTGATTTCAGTATCGGTAACTGTTATTTGAGCATGATGTCTAGAAACCCGAGAATCTGCAAGGAGAACATCTGCATTCTCACGCCCGACTGAGTTGGTTCCTGGTTTAAGCAGGTACTCACGTCCCCAAATCACATCAGTAAGCCTCGGAACGCTCTGTACTTCTGAGGGCATCTCTTCAGAGACAGCGCTGTTTAGTAAAAAGCCGCATTCCGTACAATACATCTCACCGGGGGGAGTATGCTGTTTGCAGACAGGACACTGAACAGGCGTAATCGCTTGAGTTGTGTTAGTCTGTGGAGCCATTAACTGAGTGCGATCAGCGGCAATCACCGTTGCTTCAATCGGTTCTTGCACTTGCGCTATCACATCTTCAGGAATATCGGGCAAATCAAATCCGTGTTTCTCCATTTTGTTCACCTATATCTTAACTTCGTTTCTGGGTTTTGCCTTGTTCTAGTGTTAATTTGGTACCGATAAGGGTTTTTTCAACATTGCCGACATCACCGCGTTGGAGGTCTCTAATGGCTTGCGCTACCTCTTGAGCTTCCATAGTCCGGCCTTGTGAAACCAGTAACTGTTGTGTTTTTTGAAGCTCCAGCGCCATTGTTGCGGCGGAAAGTTGCTGGGTCTTCATCCCCATCATCGTGCGCTCTAAGCTCTTGGATGCTTGAGCTACTTCGACTTCTTGAGCAACCCGTGGGTCTTGAGGAATGTTTAACTTGAATGTATCCGAAGTGAAATCAATCACCACATCTTGCACGACTTGTTCCTGACGGTTTGTCACTGAATCCTCATAGGTTAGGGTGGCTTTTGCTATTCGGAAAGTGCCAACAGGGTGATTGGGGAATTCCAATTCCATCACCGTATCGACCCGGCTTCCGCGTTCAAGATCAACCAGACCAATTTCAAATGAGCGCCCAGTCATTGGCACTTGATTATTATAGACTTGTCGAATTTGAACCCATCGTGAGAAATCAAGCTTGAGGCGAAGATTTCGACCGACAACCGTCATCATCCTTTCGAGTTCTTTTCGGAAGACTTCAGGAATAAGTTCCGGTCTTTGAATGTAATAATAGTTGCCCCCGCTTCGTCGGGCGAGACCTGCGATAAGTTCCTCATTATATTCCGGTCCAAAACCTAGCGCCGTACAAGTAACCCCATTATCCTTTTTTGTAGCTACTACGTTCACTATTGAATTAAAATCTTTAATTCCAGCAGTTGGTTCTCCATCAGTGAGCAGCAATAATCTGGATAGTCTGCCTTCGTTAGGGACAGAAAGCAATTGCTGAACGCCGAGTGTCAAACCATCGAAGATATTAGTTGTATTGCCGGGTTCAAGCCGTTAGTTGTGTTCTTTAACAAGCTGCTTATTGACCACACGGCGCGGCGGCATCAGCACTTCCACTGTTTCTTCGAAGGTAACGATTGAAAGCACATCATTGGGGTTTAATAAGTCAACGACATAACCGCATGCTTGTTTGACATAGTTGAGAGGCTCTCCTTCCATCGAACCGCTTCGGTCAATGACCAGGCAGAGATTTAATGGTAGACGACCGGCTCCCATTGTGGCACCGCTTGCGCTAACTTCGACTAGATAAGCTTCGCGAGCTGGTCCATTTGCGGCTGCGACTGGTCTTCCAGGGATAACTTGAAGGCTAAGCGCCCGCCCTCCGACTTCGCTACCGGGAACCATCTGTGTTCGCCCAAGGTCATCAACAAATGGTTGCGCTCCACCAGGTACCGCTTGGGTGCGATTAGGATCGGGTATTTTATTCGGGTCAAATCGCTGCGTCTGTTCCATCGTTATCTCCTACGGTTTGTTTCAAGCAACCCTAAATGAAGTACTTCCTACACGAATTGTATCGCCTGGTTTGAGTGGTTGGCGGCTAATTTGCAAACCATTAACAAAAGTGCCATTGGTACTTGTTTCGTCGTAAATTGTTAGCTGTCCCGATTCTATTGATATTCGAGCATGAAGTCGGCTTACGGTCGAATCATAGGTCATCGCAACTTCGTTGGTCGCTTCTCTTCCCAATG
Encoded proteins:
- a CDS encoding FHA domain-containing protein translates to MEKHGFDLPDIPEDVIAQVQEPIEATVIAADRTQLMAPQTNTTQAITPVQCPVCKQHTPPGEMYCTECGFLLNSAVSEEMPSEVQSVPRLTDVIWGREYLLKPGTNSVGRENADVLLADSRVSRHHAQITVTDTEITIEDPGSTNGTKVNGQQVKPGERVKLTSGAKIEFGGVALVVNIPEEVAEAKVVVTEPELAPFPDPTVETPVVSFPEVQPEIPFVEAVVPQSIEESTPQVVAASLNVTITNLSDPVLNQVFEIKPGSSTVGRKPDNDIVIANPYVSGFHGTLELVGNELYVTDIGSSNGTQLNEEPLPQNARTQVKDGDKVTFGQVLFAVQFEPVVSPDHVVQSDTDTLAGESDNQ